CCCCCAGCGCCTTGTACAGGGCCGCCGGCACGCTGCGAAGCTGGAACCACAGCGCAGTGATGTAGTCCGTGTCCCGATCCGCGGGTCCGGTGTTCTTTTCCCTGGCCAGCACGATGAAGCGCGTCGTGTTGTGCTGCTCGTCCTGAATGTCCCGGCCCAGGCTGCTGAGTTCATACAGCTCGCCCGCCAGCGCGGAAGCGATCGCGCCGATGGACGGATCGCCCCGCTGGGCCACTCGTTCCGCGGCTGCGGCAGTGTCGCTGGCCGCCCGCGGCTCAATCCCCCGTTTACGCAGGTAGCGCCGGCACTGCGCGAGCGCCTGGGGATGGCTGTAGACCGCCTTCAGGCCCTCGAATGTGGCGCCCGGAACGGCCAGCAGCTCGTGGCGTATCGGCTGGAAATACTCGGCCACGATGTGCAGGGCCTGGTGGGGCAGAAGCTGATGAATGTCCGCCACGCGGCCGCCCAGGTTGTTCTCGATCGGAATCATGGCGAGGTCGCCGCC
The sequence above is drawn from the Gammaproteobacteria bacterium genome and encodes:
- a CDS encoding prephenate dehydratase — protein: MSIAYQGIAGAWSHLACRAVHPELEAVPCPSFEDVFEIVEAGGGDLAMIPIENNLGGRVADIHQLLPHQALHIVAEYFQPIRHELLAVPGATFEGLKAVYSHPQALAQCRRYLRKRGIEPRAASDTAAAAERVAQRGDPSIGAIASALAGELYELSSLGRDIQDEQHNTTRFIVLAREKNTGPADRDTDYITALWFQLRSVPAALYKALGAFATNNVNLTKLESYIGSENFDRARFYVEVEGHEFDAPVLSALEEIEYYTDIVRVLGSFAQHEFRQQRIKP